The DNA region tagtatgtcaataaaaaagttgaaaaaagtcatagtatagtatgtcgaaaaaaaagtatagtatgtcaaaaaaagtcaaaaacagtcatagtatagtatgttgaaaaaactcatgaaaaaaagtaatacaattgTCACAgtataagtcatagtatgtctaaaaagttTATCGAAAAAGTGTCATGacaaagttatagtatgttgaaaacataaaaaacagtcatagtacattatgtcaaaaaagccatagtatagtatgtcgaaaaaagtcatagtatagtgtgtcaaaaaaaagttgaaaaaaagtcatagtcataggatagtatgtaaaaaaaaggttaaaaaaaaagtcataggataaaaaaaagtcataggatagtatttcaataaaaaaaaaaagtcatagtatagtatgtcaataaaaaaaagtcatagtatagtatgtcaaaaaaaagttgaaaaaagtcatagtatagtatgtcataaaaaaaaaaaaagtcatagtatagtatgtcaaaaaaagtcaaaaaaagtcatagtatagtatgtaaaagtagtatagtatgtcgaaaaaaagtcatagtatagtatgtaaaaaaaaagtcatagtataaatgtaaaaaaaatcatagtatagtatgtcgaaaaaagtcatagtatagtatgtcaaaaaaaagttggaaaaaaaaaaaagtcatagtatagtatgtcgaaaaaaaaaaaaaacagtcatagtatagtatgtcgttgaaaaaaaaaaatagtcatagtatagtatgtcaaaaaaaagtcatagtatagtttatcGAAaatgtatgttgtaaaaaaaaagtcatagtaaaaaaaatcatagtatagtatgtcaaaaaaagtgtcatagtatagtatgtcaaaaaaatcatagtatgtaaaaaaagtcatagtatagtatgtcgaaaataaaagtatagtatgtcaaaaaaaagtcatagtatagtatgtcgaaaaaaaaaaaagtcataggaaaagtatgtcaaataaatcatagtatagtatgtaaaaaaaagtaaatcatagtatagtatgtaaaaaaagtcatagtatagtatgtaaaaaaaaagtcatagtatagtatgtaaaaaaaatcatagtatagtatggcgaaaaaagtcaaaaacagtcatagtatagtatgtactcatgaaaaaagtaatacaattgtcacagtataatatcttaaaaaagtcaagaaataagtcataaaaagtcacagtaaagtatgtcgaaaaaagtaatagtcatAGTCTAGTTTATCGATGTCATGacaaagttatagtatgttgaaaacaaaaaaaacagtcatagtacattatgtcaaaaaagtcatagtatagtatgtgtagaAAAgacagagtatagtatgtcaaaaatatatatagaatattatatagaaaaagtcatattatagttgtctaaaaaaagtcatagtaatgggtgtcgaaaaaagtcatcgtatagtatgtttaaaaagtaaagaaataattcacgaaaatgtaatattttaattcACATAATGtgataatatagtatgttaaaaaaaagtcacagtgtaCCATGTGAATAAAgccttaaaaatgtcatagtattgctTGTcacaaaagtcattaaaatgtcacaatatagtgtgtcgaataaagtcatactgGAGCATGTCAAAagattcatgaaaaagtcatagtttagtatgttgtaaaaaagcatagtatagcatgttgaaaaaggtcatatttCAATTCACagagtcatagcatagtatgtcaaaaaagtcataatgtaatACTTAAAAACCTCATGAAAAAGTAGTgaattatgtcaaaaaaggcaTAGAATagtattaagaaaaaaatcatactatagttATAGTGCATCATGAAGAAATGTCACAGTTCCAAgttctttattatcatttcaacAACAATTACAGTGAAGTAGTCATTAGCAATGGAAATCTTGGATCTGAGGCTCCTTCTAACACTGTTCATTGaatatgtattttcaaaaaagttaaatcacTGAAGTAAAAGCCAAATGAGAATCTTAGACAAAGATAGTGCAACTGAAAATGGAGTGCTaaaatataactaatatatatttgttgtaGACAATAttacaaatgaataaactgaattaaaaaaggaatttgGTAAATGTATATCATcaatgagaaacacacacacactgagcagttTTCACCATTTGTAAAGCTTTACGAATGAGGGCAGTGCAACTGCCGTACCAGGTGGGGATACAATTGGGCAGGATACTCTTAATGCTGCACCTGTAGAAGTTGCACAGTATCCATCAGAGTCCATCTTTGACCTCCTCAGCCTGCGGAGGAAGAAGGGACGCTGTCGTGCAGTcttgtttattgtttctgtgtCGTGGGTCGAGGTCAGGTTCTCAATGATGTGAACTCCAAGGAACCTGAAGCTCCTGACTCGCTCCACAGTAGTCTTGTTGACGGTGATAGGAGTGTGTCCTTGTCCCTGTCGCCTCCTATAGTCCGTAGTTTTTTAGATAATGAGATGGAGAATGATATCCAGGCACCAAGATGTCAAGGCTCTGCCCTTCCTATGGTCCTGACCAAAACACCTGCCATGACAAAGCTGCATCCCCTAGTAAAGGGTTAGTTCCTTGTTGTACCTTTTAAGGTAATATCAAATAACATTGAACTTGATTTCTGACTTCATTGCATTACTAGAACCTTcatctaaaacaaaacaaaagcttacACCAACATTGACAGTGTGAGTTGTGCCCAGTATGATGTTCAGCTGCTTCCGGTTACTAGGAGGTCCACTCTCGATTACAAGTTACAAGGTTACTTTATGTCATTGTACgacagggttgcacaatgaCATTTCGATTGTCCCAATTTGCTACATCGGAAAGAAACTACATCCAACTACATAACCGGACTACATAACGCACTACTAATTAATATGTCAAGTAAATTTAAAGAGCTCACACTCAACAATGCACTTTATTGGGTCCCCCAATACATCCTTTATGTAGTTGATAAAAAGGAAGGGCAGACTTGTAGACTCCTTCGATTTTAGTTAGATGGTGAAAAACCACCCTAACAGGATTTCAATAAAGTTGCTCACCTTCTCTTTGTTGCTGTGGTTTCTCCCTGCAGGTTTCATCGGCCATAGGATGGATCAGTGAGACAATCGGCCATGCTTTTATACTTCCACACAGAGCTTGAAGTGGTTAGACTGCTACCTGCTGCCCTCACACTGCTACCTTTTCCAGCGTCGACTTCAACCTGACAGTCTGGACATGAACACAACCCGTGTGCTGCGGCCGTTACAGGAAACATgaacaaacacttttacaaacaCAAATGGATTCAACTCTGAACTGGCGTCTCCCCTCAGTGGAAATTTTACAAACTTCTTTTTGTTCAAATGCttttcgttgttttttttttaaagctgaaaaggcagcgattttatttatttttttaacactgctTTAGTCAAACAGAATCTGTGCCAATTTGGAGGATGGGAACCAAAGGCTGTGAAGATGGGACTTTATTTCACACAGGGGATTGTTTTCTTGCCTTTCAAAATGGTCTAACTGTCCTCTCTCAACTGGAGGACTTACTGTCCTTAGGGGTTTTGTTGTGTTGGCACAGTTTAATTCCATAGCTGACATCTTAATGATCGTTTCTCAATTTGCCGGAGGAATCAAAATGGCAGCTGAATCTTTAGCCAAAATGACCTAAAATCCTAAAGTCCCCAAATGCTCTCTGCAAGCCGGTAGCAGTGAAAATTAAGATCTCCTCCTACCACATACACATTAATCAACTAAGCaataatttcagatttttttttcatttgcatatcTGTTTCTGGGCTGTATTCAAGAGCTCAAAACACTCTTCAGACTTCAGATTCCCATTTTAAACCAAAGCAACTTGACCTGCTGTGGAAGTCGTGATCTTGAATGCATCCCAGAGTGACTGCTGTTGAGAGTTCAGTAACACGCGGTTTCACTTTGCCTACAGTGTTTACAGGGATTTAAAAGTTGCCAAATTATCTTCTTTGATACAGAAAATGATCTGTAGACACAGCAAAGTTACAGATCTCTCTGCAAAACCACAAGAAggtagccttttttttttgtatttctttggttgtacaaaatatgaaattcttgccactttactttttttttttttattgtttacagtCCTTAATAGGTTCACAAATCACAGTTATGACCATAGTATTGGGAGAACTGGTAGATCTGTTGTGTGTATTATGACTGTGTCTGATTAAGCGTGTGTATGTACAAGCGTCGGTATTATTACTGTCTCTTGTAAcactaaaaatgttttcagagaaaTATTCTCAGAATTATAAGACTTGTACATAGCAAAGAAAGTAAGCAAgacttttcaaatgttttttgtaaagcagaaaagctgcatgtcggtatttaatttattgtgaGTCTTCTATGATGTATGAAGTTTCTTAAAGAAAGAaacttattaaaaaagaaatacgtTTATGCTTCCTTGCCTTTGTCCAAACATACTTTTTGTATCCACTCTGCatagcagctgttttcagtgttcATGCTTTCAGTCTTTTCCAGATATAGTTAATCATATTCTTCAGGGAAAGTTGAGAACTGTCTTGTCAAACTGAACATTGACCCCAAAGTCCTCTGACTAACTGAAAGTCGCCCATTATGAGTTTTCCTGTTCAGTCCTGCAGAGACTTATCCATACTGTAGGAGCAAATCCTGATGCATCCTGGAAAAGCATCTCACATCTGGGCCCATATTTCAGTTGTGTGAGGAGCTCCGTGTGACTATACAGCATGCATTGGAGTGCCACAGTGTTTGTGCCACGAGTCGATAGCTTTGGTCACAATGGCATCTGTGTTTTCCTGTGGTATctggaagggaggaagggaaaggTTATTGTGAGGGTTTacaaggggaaaaaatgcatttctgtttGGTGGACATCAACATACTGATGTAGTGCTGTTGTTTGCTCACATTGCACAGAAACTTGACCACGCCTTCAGGCCGGGTGATTCCCAGCAACATGATCTTGTAGCTGAGCAGAATCTCCAGGGCCACAAACACCAGGATCTTACAGGACCCACTGATAACCTTGTCCCacaccctaaaaaaaaaaaatcaaaaatcaaaaggCATCTGGTTATTTTACCAGTTCAAAAAATGTAAGGTCAAGGTGTAACAAAAGTCTTGTCATTTGTATAGAACAAACAGGCTTAATAAGGATAGTGAAAACATTTACCCTTGTAACAGTGTATTTAGAATTATGAAAACAAAGTATGTCTGTTGCCTCTCACTCAATCTGGAGCTTTCACGCTAAGCAACAGatttaaacattcaacattATTTTGCTGCAAATTAGTTTACGTGTGTAAGTAGGTAATGTCATAGCTTTGTTTCTTCTTGTGGCCCATAAGTATGGTTTTAAAACAGTCCCATAAgtattcacaaacaaatgtcCAGTTACAAAACTCGTAAAACACAAGGCACATTTAAATACAGAGTGATTCTGTATTGGTGCCTTCAATTCACAACTCGTTTATCATCATTTGTACATCAACTTTGCCTTTATATATGATTTTCTACCTACTTGTGTTGATTCTTTTGAGACTGTTATACTGTTTCTTATGCAGCAGGGTTCCACTGAAATAAATTGATATCCCATTGCTTTTTATCTCTTTGTAGCTGCAAGTCTGAATGCAACACCAGGATCAGACTTCCCGACTTCAGCCTGAACACAGCCTTAGACACATGGGAAGTCATtaacaaaaatgatcaaatgttCTCTGAACCACGTCACACGGTACCACGTGCAGGTTGGATAAAATTACATAATGTTGCTGTCTTCCCAACTTGTTCTAAATGGTTGAATAAAGTTAATTTGATTTGCATGTTTGGTACAGATTCAGACTGCTgaggataaacaaacaaggaatGAATCCTTGCTGTGTGTTGGCTTGGTGAAAGTGTGCTGATATAGTGACCAGGTTTGTGCCATGAACAGTAAACCGACCTTTGCAGGCTGGATTCAGGCAGGCAACCAGCGAAGCAGCGTCTGAACCAGAGGCTGTGGGGCAGTCGAGCCAGGGCTCCAGTGCTCTTCAGATGCTTCAGCAGTCGAGGTTCCTCCTGACTCAGATAATGCTCCAGGCTCTTCGGCTACACCAAAACAATAGGAGAAAACAGGGGGAGAAAACAAGTCTTTATTCAAACTgaactacataaaaaaaattatgagATAAGAGCTTTGTTTGAGCTGGACTTGTTTTGACACCAGTATTGAAATATGAGTCTGTTTATGATCTGGTATCACCTTATATCATTTATAAGCTAATTTAGGCAACACAGGACCAACAATACGAGCCACTTGCTACCAAATCCCTAAATCCTGACCGATCAGTACACATGCTCAATCATTAGCTTCTTCCATCATCTgctcctaaaaaaacaaaacgctgcATACAAAATCAATGATGTAAGAAGCTAACGAATGAGCCATCTTGATTCTTTCCGATCTCTGTTAAgagttgcacatgtgcagtaccgATCGGGCAGGTGCTAGCGGAGAGTAATGTTAGCCAGAGCTAGCAAAATGTCATCAAGTTTGCAAATATTTTACACTGGACAATCTGTCAAACtaggtaattaaaaaaatgatatggtATTCATTCTctgttgttcatgttttacaaagGGTTTAACCTGTGCGAGGACATACAACAACGATAGCAGTCATTTCACATACAGGGCAAGAAGTATACAGCTGTTAAGAAATAgtaatatcaaatatatttctgtttaaCACACAGGCATCGATCGATAATCTGTAACAGTCAATATGCAAGTTCTGATATCTGAAGCTGTatcaggaaataaataaaaatggtatCGGAACATCTCGATCATCCACTGATGAAGGTCATAAGATGTAGCTGAAAGCTTAGAAGACATTCCATTCAGAGGACCTTATGCTGAGAACTTCCAATCAAAACTACAATTTGGTCAATAATTGTGTAACACTCACGAGGTGGGGTATTGAGTCTCCAAACTTTGTGTGGAACTGATTGACGAAACACTTGATCAGCCAATAGCAATCGATAGGATCATCTACGATCTCCTGCATGGCTCGACTGATGGAGAGGAAGTCCTCGTTCTCTTCATcctgaaaaaacaacagcaacacattaATATCAATCATTACAACATTAAAGAATTAAGGAGGCAGAGGGAAATCCAACTATTTACAACAATCCTGAGCTGTAGTGTTTCTcgtatttaaattaattataaagtatttattcTTCACTGTACTTAAATTGTATATAAGGGCACTGTGCCATCGAAgtttaaaagatttatattatttcaaaataaacaattactTTCAGACATAAATCAGACTCGAGTCCAAAAAGAAAGGACTGGATGGATAATCATTTTTGTAATAGTTAGGCATCTAATACATTTGAGTAATTGTGAGTTACTTTTTGGGGAGGCTGTGGCTCAGACTATGATCACATTACTATGAgctcttaaaaaatatatacatttgtggTCAAACACTGTAATCCTCACATGCATTTAAAGAGATGGAAACCAGGAAAATGATACAGATGCAGATTTGAATAAATGGAGCCACAGGACACACATTAACTCACACCTAGTTCTGGACTTTCATACTGTATTGTGTAATTAGTCCTGCATAAGACCATCAGCTAAGCCTCTAAAACACAGCTGTCATGTAAAACTTGCGTGGATGGTCTAACACAATGTGCTCAAACATGACCATCTTACCGGGGAGGAGATCTCAGAGCACCGTGGGAGCACCTGGCTCTCCAGCTGGAACATGCGCAGGTAGACATGGGTGGAGGGAGTGGAAGAGTTGACGTATCTCATCATCTCCAGAGCCTCGAGGATGTCCTGGTACTGCTCTTTCCTGTAGCCTCCCACCAGAACGTGAGAGTCACTGTGGGGAGGTAGGATTCCTGCAGGAACAggagagtttgtttgtttgccaacATCAGTTTATGCACCGAATACATTTGATGCTTTTACATGCGCTTTTGGAAATGTAAAGCATTACTGTAACATGTGCGATATGTATTTGTGTCTTACCCAACAATACCTTCCACACATGGATCCTGTACATAGATGGGAGGGGGAACCTCTGACTGAAGGTGCTCAGCTTTTCTAGATCTATTAGAACGGTAAAAACATTGTTACCAGGACAAGGACTGACCTACAGCTGCCAAAACTCCAGGACCAACCAAACACAAATCAGAAATGATGTTGAAGCAGTTGTGGGCCTAACCATCCTTGGTGAACTATCATCTATTGTAATTCGTTAATGATACCTTTTGAATGTCCTGTCAGTATGATGCGTCTTAATAACATCACTGATGGCAAATACTCATGTGACCATCCTAATACTCTTCCCtacacaatttaatttattatgttaGCAGTGTTTAGAAATAAATGCTGGTAAATATGAATTGTTCCCTACCCAGAGGATTATCCTTGAGCAGTATTTCCAGTGatttcttctcctccactcctctAAAGCCCACTTTCTCATAATATGCAGAGCGAAAATTTCTTTGAGGGTCGTCCGCCATACTCAGTCAAAAACCTTTAGTGGGAAGGTAAACATGACATTAGCTGTGGCGTACAGAGGAAACACGAAtcctaaaaataaaacctctgaattgtatttatattgagACACAGTGGTAGAATATAATTAAGTACAACTGTGAGGTTCTTGAGCCTAACTCTTCCCATGGCTCTTTATACTtccactccactacatttcagagggaaatattagGACTTTTTACAGCACTACACGCAACCCTCAGCTTTAGTAACTAGCTACTTTACAAAATAAGATATTTAGCATACAtggcaaaaacatttcatggttCCAGTTCACAAATGTTacgtttttctgctttttctttcaattattaTCTTGACTTCTGGATCATTGAACGGACGAAACCAAGCCCTGTGAAGGTGTCACTAAAACATGGACTGATTACTCCCCCAAACACTGTTAGGAGAAGAGTATGGTTTTATTCAGTGTTATAGCTCAAATTGCATTAACGTTACAGTAACAAATATGTGTTAGTTTGGGTAGAATAACACGTTTCGAAACATAATCTGAAGCTAATGATAAGTGTGAAGCTTAGTGCAGCATTTCGTTTAAGTACATCTTAACGGAGTGATACATGTTTGCTGAATAAGCACTCCTACCttgtacaggtgtgtgtttcaCGCCAACTGAATTACATTAGCTGTAagctagttagttagttagctagctagctagcttcaTAACTTCAGCCAACGTTAACGTTAGCTACAGAGCCCAACAGGTATGAAGCCTTTGTAACTGTAACATTAAAGACAGGACTGTTCGATTAATTCACATTTAGGTGAACGTTGTCGCAGCAATGCGGACAATACAAACAACAATCAACGTTACGGTTCGTTATcattgttgttcttgttgttatCGAAACACTTCCGGGTATAATTCAAGCTATGGGGTAATGCACATGCGCAGTGTGGTGAAACTGCGACCTTAAGACGTCCACGACCATTTGGGGCACTACCGCCACCAATTGGTATGGAGGGTAAATCAGGATGTACgttacaatatttaaaaaaagaactcacATCCTCTCAATCATATTACTTATTCATATTTGTCTAATATACTGAAATAGTAATGGATAACACTCATTTCGTGAGTTCTTTGTAGAATATCTGTCCTTCTGCGATTTTGTACCATAGTACAAGTGGCCATATTGCAAAAATAGCccacaaaaaaagcattaacAATTGTGACTTATTTTCAATTGTAGGTTTCTGCACAAAACTGTAAAgctctttgatttaaaaacggACAAATCATACATTTATCATAGTGATTTCTCTCGCACCAAAACTATTTACTTCTATGTGGAAACCTACTGTGCAATAAACCTAATTCTGATGTAACTATCAAAAGTGTTGCATGACAATGACcatgaataaaaacagccaTCAATCCAtatgagaaaaagacagaatcttttttattttgagatattgatTATTGAACTGTTACAAAACTGAAAGCGTtaaagagcaacaaaaaacTAAGGTTAACAAGTGATTCAGTATAAAATAGGACTTAAATGAATGTAACCAAACAATGCATCCCTACCCTTAAGAAACAGGCATTTCAGATAACaagtaaatgtaaacataaacataaacataagaCGTTTTTGTTACCAATGCAAggcttaaaaagaaaaaagcatataAGGAAGatttggaaaaatatatttgtaatatgTGTATGAAATATATAAGAAATCTTAGCCAATTTAAGGGAACCAACAATTATATAAttttctactttatttttaatctgaATACCATAAACTGGCTGCCATTAATACCCTATTccattttcacaaaaaatatcTTGGTTATATAAAATTGTAAAAGCATAGCGACACCAAAGCTAAAATCTTAAACTATGAAAAAGCTTTAACAGCATTATCTTGAAGTACATTATCTTAGAATTTTCTTCTCATATTCAACACATGTACTTTTCTCAACAATCACTATACGATAAACAGACTCTGATTCATTTGTAAGAAAAGAGTATGAATGTGCAGGATCTTTCTTGATTTATCTGGTGAAGGTGGAGGAAAAGCTGGTGAAGCTAGTGCGACTTTGGTTAAAAGTTGATGAAGAGGTGGGGGAGCCTAGGTCCACACTGCTCCTGCGGGAGCTTCGTCTTGAGCCACTCCTGGAGCCGGTGGTGGATCCTGGGGCAGAGGAGACATTGTAGGGACTGCTGATCCCTCTGGAAGACACAGATGATGCCTGGAGCATTTTCAACCCATTGCTTTCCTCCACCAGACAATTATCAAGAGCCTCCTTGTAGGAGATCTTAAGTTTGCTCTTGGGGCAAGTCAGGTTCTTTGTGTGGTGTCTGATGTCTTGGAGCTTCTGGCCTGCTCTCTCATCCAGCCAGCCCATTTTCACAGCGTCTCCTATGGTTCTTCTACAGCCCATTTCTGGGTCATAAAGCCCCCCTGTTACAAACTGGAACTCCAGAAACCTCTGCCCAGCATCATATGGCAGCCACATCTCCTTCATGGCTTGAGCAGCAGACATCTTCTTTCTGGTTTTGACATCCTCAAAGCCAAAGAAGGCTTTCTGGGCAGGCTTAAGCTTGGAGGCCATGTCGTCAGTTATTATGCCAAGGCGGGTGGCCTCTTGTATGCTGCATCTATGGCCATTTGTGGGATCAATAATTCCCCCTGTGCAGGCCTGAGCCTCCAGCAGTCTCTGAGCAGTGATGGAATCCACCAGACCACGATTTAGAGCTTCTGTGATGGATATCTTCTCTATAGTGTCTGTGTCAAAGATTGCACCTACAGGTACCTGGTCACCGACCGTTTCAACAGGAGAGGCCAGAGTGATAGATACGCCGGATATACCCCTAAGGGAGTCAGATGAGTCTAGAGCTAAACTGCTGTTTGAGGCACTTTGCTCTCTGACAGTTGTAATTCTTGTTGTTGTCATCTTGGCAAGAGTAGGTGATAAGGGCCTTGACaggagtgatgatgatgatgatgatgatgatgatgatgatgataaggCTGTCACTGACGATGGAACAGAGGCTGCTGATGTTCTTAAagttgatgatgatgtcattgaAGATGTACCAGGGGATGCTGATAATCTTGAAGTtgatgatgacgacgacgaTACTGATGATGAGCCATATTTGGACTTGTTGCTGATGATATCTGCAAATTGATGAAGAGTGATGGTACGTGATCGGTAATTATCTAGATCTGATTGATTAATTACTCGCTTTTCAAGCAGCTCGGTAATATCATACTGTC from Anoplopoma fimbria isolate UVic2021 breed Golden Eagle Sablefish chromosome 8, Afim_UVic_2022, whole genome shotgun sequence includes:
- the tbc1d7 gene encoding TBC1 domain family member 7, with the translated sequence MADDPQRNFRSAYYEKVGFRGVEEKKSLEILLKDNPLDLEKLSTFSQRFPLPSMYRIHVWKVLLGILPPHSDSHVLVGGYRKEQYQDILEALEMMRYVNSSTPSTHVYLRMFQLESQVLPRCSEISSPDEENEDFLSISRAMQEIVDDPIDCYWLIKCFVNQFHTKFGDSIPHLPKSLEHYLSQEEPRLLKHLKSTGALARLPHSLWFRRCFAGCLPESSLQRVWDKVISGSCKILVFVALEILLSYKIMLLGITRPEGVVKFLCNIPQENTDAIVTKAIDSWHKHCGTPMHAV